One Mus musculus strain C57BL/6J chromosome 2, GRCm38.p6 C57BL/6J genomic window, GTGTATTATCTATAATGTTGTTATAAATCTGTAGCTTCAGTGAGAGCCTTTTCtttgttaaaggttttatttttgtttgtgtatatgtgtgtgttcctgtgtgtatatgccatgtgtttgcacacatgtgcatgaatgtgcccgcagaagccagatgaaggcctcagatcccctggagctggagtcccagccagttgtgagccacttaaTGTGGGACCTGAAAACCGAACCCAGATCGTTTGAAAGAGCACTAAGTGCTCTAAGCCACAGGGTATTTCCCCAGCGCCACGAGGTTTTGgcaacaggatttctctatgcaTCTAAAGCTAGCTTCaaactggtaatcctcctgcctcagcctcatgtgCTGAGAGGTGTGTCATGTCAGCTAGTAGGGCCTCTCTGTAGTCCTTTCAGGCCTTGTCAAGTACACTTGTTCTTTACTAAGACACTGGAAGGAATGTGtagtgtttaattttcttttctagtatATTGAAACCCCTATAAGAATTGGAACAGTCTGAGAACGTCCAGCCACGTCCTCTGTCTGAACAGGAACTCTTGTACTTACAGGCATAGGTATGCTTGACCCTGGCCAAATTATCTAAACCCTGCAGTCTCTGGTCATCTATGAAGCGGTGATATTGGTGATGCCCTCATAAGACTCTGGGGCTAGTGTTCTAAGCGTGCAGTAGGACCTCAGGCTGTGTTagccatttttgttattttatagatGCTTTGTTGTCTAATACCCAGCTTTGTCTGCAGATTTAAGCATATCAAATATTAAATATGGAACTCAATTTTCATTACCCTATAGTGGATTCCCAAccttaaaataaatacagaattttAAGTGTATGGAGTGGAGCCATCGACACGTATGATGACTTAGCCAGCTTATTAGATTGAAAGTTGGAGAAATGGTCTTATTTTTATCAGCACAGTATACCCATATGCATTTTACCCCAGAAACAATCTCTGCAATATGGTCACTAAGGGCGTTTGACCATGGAACATTTTGCTTGCTGGAAATATCTTAGGGAAACAGTGTCCCAGCTTGGGAAATTCTGCCTTTTGGGCAAGTGgcttttattatcattatcattatcattttggttttctatgacagggtttcactgtgtagcactgcctgtcctggaacgcactctgaggaccaggctgtcctcaaactcagagatctgcctgcttctgccttccaagtgctaggattaaaggcttgtgacaccaccaactttaaaaaaaatgttattattgGGACGTTTATTAACTACTTTTTATATTTCAAGCATTTGCTCATGAATGATTCTATTGAATAATGGGAGAGATTGTAGAGTCGTGAGCAGATCGTAAGTGTGACACGTTTGTGATATCTTATGGCCTGTGCCCCTCGGCTGTCTTCGGGTGAGGAGAGTGCTTGGTTCTTTGTCACAGTGTAAGATACCAGAGTGTAACTGCTCCAtcgaaattaaaaaaaaaaaaaattaaacatcttTTTCAGGCTGCAGAAGACGTGAATGTTACTTTCGAAGATcagcaaaaaataaacaaatttgctCGGAATACGAGTCGAATCACAGAGCTAAAGGAGGAAATAGAAGTGAAGAAGGTACTGGATACGTACGTCTGCTCTACGTCTGTACTGTAGCCCTTAGGCCTGACCATCAGCAGCTGTCAGCTTCCTCATGGGCTCCTTGCCCCTGGTGACAATGTCCAGTTAGCTAATAAAAAGTCTGTGTttgttggtttgagacagggtcttcctttgTCAAACTGTCCGACAATTtaccatgtagtccaggctatcctCAGACTcctaattctcctgcttcagcctcctgaagcGTATGGGTATAGGTGACTGAGGTGTGGGACGCTGAGACCAGCACAAGAAGTCATTTGTGCTCTTAAGAGAGGTACGGTAACAGTGAGTGAGGCCATTGGGTCCAGGGCAGGTTTTCCCGGTGCAGTTCTGTAGCCGTGCCTGCGAATCTGGCTGCAGGTAAAACTGCATCCGTGTCTACTGATGCTGGAGCAGACTTAGGGATGCATGCTGATGCCGCGTGTCTGTAACTCTCCAGGCCTATGCTCAGCTCTGTCTCGTGTAGTTCTCGGGGACACACTTTAAAGCTACCTAGAGGGTAGAGGCTGTCGTGCTGGCTCCTAAGCAAGTCCATGTGACACGTCTCTGTGTCTGACACTAACTGCTATACGCCGGTCCCCAGAGAGCCCAGGTCCCTGCGTAAGAGCCTGCTCTCGCGTCTGTGAGGAAATCCTGAGCGTGTCTCCATAGTTGTTCTCTTGCCTGATAGAAACATCTCCAGAACTTAGAGGACGCCTGTGATGACATCATGCTGGCAGATGACGACTGCTTAATGATTCCCTACCAGATCGGAGACGTTTTCATCAGCCACTCTCaagaagaaacacaggaaatGTTAGAAGATGCAAAGGTATGTGGGAATCTTGCCTCGGGCAAAGATTTTCAAGTTGGGAAGTTTATCATTACAGAGAATGCATAATTACAGGTGCAGGGTAGTAACGGGGGAGGCTCTGCTGACAGGCACGGCCCTGAGCACCCTGCCAGGGGGGTTCTCGTTAATCCAAATAGCAGTCCATCAGTAGCACGGTTTAAACTGAGGAGCCAGAAGCTCAGAGAGGCCGAGGCTTCCCCAAATGGCACATGCCCGCCGTCTTCTGGCCCCCAGAGCTTTGCTTCTGCTGCCGATGTTGAGATGCTGTAGTGTACTGCAAAGTGAAGAGAGCCCCTGGGTCTGCACTGTCCGCTGTCCTGTCTGTCAGTGAGGAGCCTGTTCCTCTGTTAGAGCCCTCTCCTCCTCGTCCCCTCCCCATCTGTGTAACTGCTGCACACGTGGCTCACCGTGGGAGGAGCACTTTCTCTAATGCTCATTTATCCACTCATTGATACGGAGCAACACAGGCCtccagcacaccactgtcctagGATTTGTTTGAGGCCATCTTAATGTTGTGATGGGCATTGATTTGCTTACAGTGGCCTTATTAGCATTAATTTGTTTCTGATATCATGCTGTAGTAATGTTTTGGTGAGTGGGCGAGCGATCTTAGACATAAGTCTTGGTTCAGGGTTAGAAACTTGTGTTGTTCAACACTTGATCAAGAAGCTTGATCATGGCTGGGATTGTGGCAGGATTTCCCCGTAATTAATTGATTAGATAATAAAGATAACGAGAAGCCAATCACTGGATGAGGAGGAGGTGGGCCTTCCGGGTcccagaaaggaagagggaacacAGGAGAAGGGAACGGCCTTTTTGAACAGAGAGGCGGGAACAAAGCAAATGAGATGAAGGCCGGGGACTGTTAGATCTGGGGGCGGAATCCACCAGGACCAGCCACGGGAAGACTTCTGACAGAACAGTTGATGAGTTTAGGACAGTAGACTCCAAGCCCAGCGGTTGTGTTATCTGTTGGTTCTAAACTAAGGTGGCCGGGTGTTTTCTATTTCCCTGGGACTCTGGGTGAGCCAGAGGGAAAGAACTTAGCCGAGGCGGAATTCAGCCAGGCTTTGGGACGGGAAGATCGGGCAAGGACTGAGCTCCAGGGGAAAGGCAGAGCGAGGGCAGGCGAGAGCGCACCCACAGCTTCCCGCGGGGACCAAGACAGGGGTCTCCGGGCTCTGTTGAGGCAGAGCCAGCATTGGTGGGAGAGGCCTTGACAAGGGGAAGCATTGCTGTCTCGGGCTTTGTACCTGGCTGGGAATAGGCCGGTGCCTGGCCTGCGATAACATAGATTGGTTTCTAATTATTACATGCAGCACGGGCTCAGgctgtgtgtgtgatattaaCGCCGGGTGTCTTCCAGCCACCCAGTGTGTGAGAACTCAGTGACAGCTGCCCCAATATTGTTGCTTTGCTAGCTTTCTAACTTAAAGTGATAGGTCTCTGTTTCAGATTTCTAAAACCAAACTTCCCACTGATTAAATCTATATCTGATAAACCTTGAGAaggggctggtgtgatggctcggTGGTTATGAGTGCTGGctgtgttcccagcacccacatctccTGTGACTGTGGCTCCAGGGACAGCCTCTTGAGAGTTGTCGGGCATTGCACTCAtggacaaacacacactcatacacacacataaataaaagcagaaaaataggggctggagcgtggctcagaggttaagagtccTGGTTGCTTTTCTCAAGgccccaagttcaaatcccagcagaggcTGAAGCGGCAGCCACAGCCGCAGCATGAGCTGGTGTTGGCTGAGGTAAGTGCTGCCCATTCCAGCCTTGGCCTTTGATCTGATTATTGTTATTCTGCTCCAGACCAGTTTAGAGTTTTGTACCTCAGATTCTTGCCATTATTCCAGACTCTGTACTCATAGGTCATCCAGCTGAAGCTAATTAATTTCAACTCTTTCTTTTCCAGAAAACTTTGCAAGAAGAGATTGATGCCTTAGAGTCCAGAGTGGCGTCCATCCAGCGGGTGTTAGCCGACCTGAAGGTGCAGCTATACGCGAAATTTGGCAGCAACATAAACCTCGAGGCAGATGAAAGCTAAACATtttataatactttttttttatcttgttttaataAACTTGAATATTGTCTTAAATGATAATTTCCCTTCTCCaaatgaaacaaaaggaaaactttcttttttaagaattttcatttaattaatgGAAACGCCTATTTTCACAtgtcttgcttatttattttatatttttaaaagaagacagtgttcatgtatgtattttGCATAATGATTGTATCAATTTTAGGAGCTTTATGTCATGTTATTAAAATCGGTTAAACAGTCTCTGTCtctatattattattttagagttctgttttccattttcGTTCTTAAGAAACCGTAGTATCcgacagagatggttcaatggctgAGCGTGCTCGCTGTCAACCCCAGTggctgagtttgatctctgagaGCTGCGTTGTAGAAGAAACAGTTtctacaagttatcctctgaccgccacatgaacacacaagtgCACAATCACGCACACGCACACTCCGATAATGTGGTGAAGTAGCTGCTGAGATTCCCACAAGAGGAAgggtctttctcttttatttttaaagatttgtttattatttttattcgtgtgtgtgtgactctgagtGTTCTGTGTTGGCGCCCATGGTGCCAGACTGAGGCACAGGCTGGTGAGGCACAGGCTGGATttgggtgctggggactaaacccaggttttctgcaagagcataGCCAGCTCTCCGGCCTCCAAGGAAAAGtttaagataggatctcactatgtagtcctcaacatgtagacgaggctggctttgaactcaagacccacctgcctctgcctcctgaggaccaggattaaaggtgtgtgacatcaTACCACCTGACTTCAGAGGCTGCTGGTGACGCCCGAGTGAGGCCCAGCCTACACCTCCTGCATGGCTTACTTCACAGTCAAAGCACTGTCGCTTGCTAACAATACGTGTAACCTGGAGTCTTAGGCCTATGTAACACATGTATCCGTTACAGATATTGGTGATACTCAGATCAAATGATTCCTGCCTTCatacaaacaggaaaacacattttaGGAGTTGAGGTCTGTAGAAAGAAGTGTTTGCTTACATTCTTTTAAGCATTTGTGTTTGgctatgtgtgaaggtcagaggtccaCTTGTGAGATTATCTCCCACTGTGTAGGTTTAGGGGATTGCGCTCAGGTTATGGTTGtctgcaagtgcctttacctgcggAGCTGTTTGCTGCTTCCAACGTGTTAATATTTCTAGTAAGTTCATATTAGATTTTTAGTGCATTGTCATTAAATTCATAAAGATGTAGAAATCAGGcaactatggtttttttttttattgttgtttgtttttttttgttttttttttttgagatgagtaTACTCTCTCATCCCCTCCCCTAAAAGACGTGTCATAgttaattttctgttgctgtgatgaaacagccTGACCAAGGCGGCTTACAGAGGGAAGGACTTAGTCTATCTTGGCGGGGAGATGTGGCAGCAGAAAGCCAAGAGATCCTATCTGAAAGCATAGAGCAGGGAGACTGAACTGGaagtcacgggggggggggggggggccactCGTTCTCAAAGCCTTCTCCCACACACAGGGATCTCCCACACACAGggatacacttcctccagcaaggctggaCCTcacaacctccccaaacagtgcctgTGCAGGATAGTTCTCATCCAAACCGCCACCAGCGTGCTCTGAAGTTTGGAAAACTTGTACATTAACTCCTCAGCAGATGGCGCTGGTCGACCAGAATATCCAGGAAAGGGCCCTACAAGAAAGCGGCTACTCATTCTTACTATAATTTTAGAAGATTGCTTAGCTTTCAAGGATAAGCATGGCAATGCAATACTTTTGTTAAGAGTTTGCAAATAAGCTAAAAGATGAATAGATAATCTCtaaaattcttaaatattttgagatttatttttaatttgtgtgtgacAGGCAAACTTAAATGCAAGTGccttctgaggccagaagagggcatcaggtcctgtAGAGCTGGAGTAAATGACAGTTGTAGGCCACTCAGTGTGGAACCAAACCTAGGTTCTCTGTAAAagcttaactgcagagccacctctccaacctaGGGACAAACTGTTTAAACTTTGAGATGGGGGGTGTCTCTatattctggctgtcctggaactcaaaatgtagatcaggccagccttgaactcagggatccacaggtctctgtctcctaaatgctgggattgaaggcatgcaccatcagGCATGGACTCCAAGCCAAGGTTAAATTGCTGAAAAAACGATACTTGCTTGACTCTCACAAGGATTTTCCTTTCTCAAGCTTTTAGTTAATGTGCTATTAGAGAAatgagggtggggggaggtgtgTGTCAGGAAATAGGTGATATAGTGAGACCTAAATTAGCCTGGGCTATagggtgagactgtctcaaaagccaaggGTTTGGAAAGGTAGCTCAGGGGTTAAAAACTGAGAGcaagtactgctcttgcagaggacctagcacccATGCTGGGTGGCTCACATCCACCCATAACTTAAGCTTCAGGGAATCCGTCatcatcttctggcctcagaaGGCACATACACCCCACACTCATGCAAATAACCccatacagaaacatacacatcattaaagataaaatgtaaaaaaaaaattcaaaacttcTTCAAATCaagagacctgagggccctgcaCTAGAACTGGGTCAGTGTTAACTAATGACTTGCTATAGAATGTGTCTGGTCCCCGTTGGTTGTCCTCTGCCTTCCTTGGATGACACAGCAGGAAGGTCTTTCTGGATGCTGGCTGTGTGCCCTCGAGCTCCCCAACCTCCGGAGTTGTAGGAAGGAAAAACTGTTTCTGAAAAACCACCTGCCCCAGGCAGTCTGTTTTAACCACACAAGCGAACTAAAACACAGGCCTGAGGTGATTCTGAACCAGCAAGAAAACGGGCCTGGTTCAAACAACGCTGTGCTTTCGGAGCCTGCAGAGCGGACTGGAGCCCTACCTGCCAATCTGGCACAGACCATCCTTGAACCAGGTAACCAGACAGGAGCATCATGCTATTCGACCCCAAGGCTTAGGGTTCAGGGTGGCTGGAGGCATTTGGGCTGCTGGTAGTGACTGTAAAAGATTAAGCTGTGGGTGATGTGAACGTATTCCTACCAGGAGGCTAGCAGTGGTGGGAAGGAGACAGGCTGCAGATTTAAAGCCGGTGCTGCTGGCTGGAAGGAAAGGCCTTAAAGAAAAGGCTTCGGGGGAGCAGTGTCTGTTACCTGCGTTTCGAGGGTCAGATCCTCGGCCCCCACCCCTCTGACAAGCTGTGCTGAAGCAGGCCTGCAATGGTGGAAAGCAGAGAACAGAGGTTTTGCTCAGAGGCTGCGAtagaaagaggaacaaataaaCAGGTCCAGTGGCCTCCCACAACCTAAGGTTGCCTTTGAGGGTGCTGGCCTGCGGACAAGCTAAGAGGTTCTCGTCAGTATGTTCCTGCCTATGGTggcttgaataggtttggcccccatagactcatgagtTTGGATGTTtggccataggaagtggcactattaggagatgtggcctggttggagaaactgtggaggtgggttttgaggtctcctgtGCTCAAGTGACTCCCACTGTGTCACACGGTCCCttgtgctgcctgtggatcaaggtatagaactctcagctcctcctgtaccatgtctgcctgcatgtcgctgtgtttcccgccatgatgataatgatctAAACCTCTGAAcggtaagccagctccaattaaaggtcctttataagagttgccttggtcatggtgtctcttcacagcaatgataccctaactaagacactgccgCTCATTGGCCCATCTttgcctctgctctgctctctcctgCACGGTGGTCAGGCAGGCTGTTGAAGCTTTGTCCAGGAAACAAGCACCCAACTGGCAGGCACAGGCTGCAGCGCCTGCTTTCTCTTCCCAGCATGCTACTCCTGGGGAAATGACTACAAACGACCGGATCCTAGCAGCCCTAAGAGACTGAGCTCATGGAAGCCCAAAGGCAGTCTTCAAATGAAAGCAGGGAAAGGAACTGCACTCGGTGCAGCCGGATGGGAAAAAGGAGCAGTGAGGCCTGTCTTCAGAGTCTTGACACGGGGATTGGGGTTAAACAGAAGCTAAGAGGTATACACAACCGAGTCCTGTCCATCATGGGTCCACCTGTCCTTGTCTTCAGTCCAGTCTTCCCTGCAAAGTGGTGTAACAATTGTTACAACATGTGAAATCTCTCCCCAAGGAGGCAGCACAGAGACGAGCCTTCTTTCTGGCTGGCACCAGGTCCTTATCTCGAGACTCCAGGgaaattataatttcttttttaaaaaaattataatcagcctctgtgtgtgtgtgtgtgtgtgtgtgtgtgtgtgtgtgagagagagagagagagagagagagagagagagagagagagagagagagaaagagagagagagaatctgtgaGCCACAGcgtacatgtggaggtcacaggacaacctgtgggagtttTCTGattcctggggattgaattcaagtcTTCAGGCCTCAAGCTTGGCCAAGAATTCTAATTTCTTGGGGTCTATTATTTCAAAAATAGAGAAAGGGGATAGAAGGGATATATGGTCCTAATAGGAAGGTTACACATGGAGTAGGTGGGAGGACCCAGGGGAGCCAGAAGGGACAAGTCCAGGGAATGGGAGCACAGCCAGGAAATGGAGCACAGCCAGGGAATGGGAGCACAATTCCAGGGGAATGGGAGCACAGCCAGAGAATGGGAACACAGCCAGGGAATGGGAGCACAATTCTAGAGGAATGGGATCACAATTCCAGGGGGATGGGAGCACAGCCAGGGAATGGGAGCACAAGTCCTGGGGAATGGGAGCACAAGTTTAGGGGAATGGGAGCACAAGTCCAGGGGAATGGGAGCACAGCCAGGGAATGGGAACACAGTTCCAGGGGAATGGGAGCACAATTCTAGGGGAATGGGAACACAGTTCCAGGGGAATGGGAGCACAATTCTAGGGGAATGGGAGCACAGCCAGGGAATGGAAGCACAAGTCCAGGGGAATGGGAGCACAGCCAGGGAATGGGAGCACAATTCTAGGGGAACAGGAGCACAGCCAGGGATAAGAAAGGATGCCATGGGGCAGGAGGATGACTCAGCAGGGAAAGCACTTGCTACACAGCTCTGACATGGATCTGTCTGTGGATCTTGTGGTAGAAAGATCTCCCTAAAGTTGCCCTCTGCCATCAACACACCTGCTGTATCACAACCACCCACCGCAGCAATAGTcaaaaaaaataacttcaaaagGAAACGACGGCACAGTGGTTATGTGAATGCTCTTCCTGGGCAAGACAGAAACttggtatatttttaatttttgcgaaagcttgtactggctagtttataTCAGCCTGACAGGAGCTAAACTATGTTAGAggaggaacctcaattaagaaaatgcctccataagatcaggcttcACACAGGTCTGtacagcattttcttgattagtgaatGATGGAGAagggccagcccattgtgggtggggccatcccaaggctggtggtcctgggttctataagaaagcaagctgagcaagtcatgggtagcaagccagtaagcagcattcctccatggcctctgcatcagctcctgcctccaggttcctgccctgtttgagttcctgtcctgacttccctcagtgatggactgttccCTGGAAGTACGAgctgaaattaaccctttcctctccagcttgccttttggtcatggcattatatcaaagcaatagaaatcctgactaagacagcttttTCTAGAGGATTAAATACTGGGAAAGGTAGGGAAGAGGACAATGGGAACCTCCAGTCGCTCCACTTCTCGAGTTAGAACTGTTGTGATTCAATCTGTTAGCCCTCTTTTTCAAATGAGGAGACTCTGACTTTTTTAGATGACTGGAGAAGCCACTTTTGAAGGCTACACTGTGGGGCAGGCGCAGACCTGGACCTGGTAAGGCTCTGTGGGACCTCACTGTGTCTTTTCTTGCTTCTCCTCCCACCCAGGATGCAGCTCCTGTCATAGCCTAGCTGAAGGAGTGTGTGAGACAACTCCAGCATGCTGTGCATTACCCACAAGTCCCGGGATGGAGTAAGGGCTCCCTCCATAAATACTGCCTGCTGTGTTTGGCCCTGTGAAAACCCAGAGGCCTGTGGGGCCACTGAAAGCCATGCAGCGAGGTGACGTCATCCTTGTGTAGCTTGCACCACAGTTAACATTGTGTGGACCAACTCCTAAGTGACTTTCGCAGTGTCAACACAAAAACCACAATTCTCACCCCCAACGTGATGAAAGAGTTGATTCTGGAGCCAATAATGAGTGGTGGCAGCCAAGGAGCACACATTTGGCTACTCCAAATTCCGTTGTCCAACATGGCAGTAGTTCAGGGAAGTGTttatagaaacagaacaaaaaacaggCATGAATCAAGACCTTGGTGGGAACATCAGAGAGATGGAACAGCCAAGCAGACAACCTCACCTGTGAGCCTTGGATGCTGCCTGTGAGCATGCATTCTTAGCCCTCAGATTGGTGGGAAATGGGGGTTTTTGCATATTCCCAAGGTTTTTACTGTTAAACACAAAATGTTAAGGCAGACGCGGACATGGGCAAGGAATGGATAGCAGGGGGCTAAGGATAGCCTCGGGGAAATTATGATCAGACTCTGAGCCTGCAACATTCCAATGTCCCCCACATCACTGACAATCAGCTTTTGCCAGCATCGCATTTTTCCAGGAATTCTCGGTTACAGTAGGAACCCTGAACACATTGCCTCCGCTAGGATATTCATGAGTCCTAAGCAAATTTACCTGCCTTAACCCTTCAGCATAAAAGAAAACACtacaccgggcgtggtggcacatgcctttaatcccagcactcgggaggcagaggcaggtgaatttctgagcttgaggccagcctggtctacaaagtgagttccaagacagccagggctacacagagaaaccctgtctcaaaaaacaaaacaaaacaaaacaaaacagaaaaagaaaaaaaaaaaaaagaaaacaccacagAGACTGTTGCACTAACTTTTCCCCCATCTCTTGGTCTCtaatcttcacttcattgagagaaaGACAGCAAAGAAGGTCTCTTGGTATCCCTGGtggtcctggtccctcctgctgactcatgccaatgtggctgaggcctggctgtctctgctaggctgtgtcaccactgctgattcctgtttgctgtccctactctactgaactggactgctggtgtattcaTGAAGTGTTTGCCAGTGGTCTGAGCTGCCACTACTGATTTCTGTGAACAGAACTGCTGATTTTCTGACAAtgcagatgggagttgctccaaagaacagtttgtaaacaggtctacttccccatatcctaataacctttcttttacactacctctggtgggtggtgggctagaagggaggttaaagtatttaagaaccgTTATTAAAATTAGGGCTGAGAAAAATCAAAGCCAATGTAGGTAGCAAGAGGTCCCCGGTTTAGGTGGCAGATCCCCTGGGATGCACCACTAGGAGATTTATAACTTATAGCTTACCAAATTAAGATGCTAGTTTCTGTGCCCAGCGATGGTGTTACCTGTAGATTCTAAACTAAGAGTGTGTGGTGTTTGCCTTAACTTGGCAACTcaactgagttccagagaaaGGTATGGACGCAGGTCACCCTAGCCAGCCACAGGAATCCGGAAGTGTGGGGCGTGCTTGGCAGTGGCCAATCATGGaaacttagtgagctgggtggagagattacagagctctgagtcagagagtagGCCGGGCTGAGAACAGGCTGGCCTGTGCTCTGGTGACATGCTAGCGGTAGCGTggattgcctttttaaaaaaatatatttcacacAACAGGAATTACCTGTCTACATTCCATGTGTGTGACAACAGCCATGTACCCTATGCAAGAACAACTAGCAAGCGTAAAATGCGGCTTAGTTTTGACATTACAGCGGCTACTCAGACAAAACCAAGGCAGCTGAAAGGCAGTAACATGCCTTCCTCTATGGCCAAGAACAGAGGGCTTTCGTTGCTGCCCAGAACAAGGAATGTGAGGACAGACGATTACAATATCCAGAAATGCCAGCGCTATACAAAGAACCCGAGTTAGGCCACACCGGACTGTTGGATGATTGTGGTACTTCCCACAGCGAGTGGAGTAAACCGCGTCTTGCTTTCCTCGGTGTGACTCGGATACTTCTGGTAGCCGAGGATCTATCTCATTTAAATGAATGAGACACGCTGGATAAGTTGTGGGGGGTGCGGAGGTCAACCTTGTCAGGGAAAAGTGGGATGCAGAGCGAGGCGCTGCAGGCTCCTGCTACTCCTTGAAGAGACCTGATCCGCCACACACACAGCATTAGATCTAAGATGGCTCCCGGAACACCAGAGAGACAGCAAAAGGAACTGAGGAACAAAAGGGCGATGGCTGCTTCCCCTTCTTCACGGAAGTCCTAACAGGTGATGGTTCCCGGACTCCCCTTCCTCTGCtccttctgagt contains:
- the Pfdn4 gene encoding prefoldin subunit 4 isoform 1 (isoform 1 is encoded by transcript variant 1), which translates into the protein MAATMKKAAAEDVNVTFEDQQKINKFARNTSRITELKEEIEVKKKHLQNLEDACDDIMLADDDCLMIPYQIGDVFISHSQEETQEMLEDAKKTLQEEIDALESRVASIQRVLADLKVQLYAKFGSNINLEADES
- the Pfdn4 gene encoding prefoldin subunit 4 isoform 3 (isoform 3 is encoded by transcript variant 3), whose protein sequence is MAATMKKAAAEDVNVTFEDQQKINKFARNTSRITELKEEIEVKKNLEDACDDIMLADDDCLMIPYQIGDVFISHSQEETQEMLEDAKKTLQEEIDALESRVASIQRVLADLKVQLYAKFGSNINLEADES
- the Pfdn4 gene encoding prefoldin subunit 4 isoform 2 (isoform 2 is encoded by transcript variant 2), which encodes MLADDDCLMIPYQIGDVFISHSQEETQEMLEDAKKTLQEEIDALESRVASIQRVLADLKVQLYAKFGSNINLEADES